A window of the Lolium perenne isolate Kyuss_39 chromosome 7, Kyuss_2.0, whole genome shotgun sequence genome harbors these coding sequences:
- the LOC127313100 gene encoding probable disease resistance protein RF45 isoform X3, whose product MSLINQVEHGDCAHGSNSDPFQQKHTIVDPSALDSSKLQLVIYSVNGNSCVPWMELDKNDISYRISESVNQLNEMQRDARKALKIEELDFLALRMGSSDMDFRETTPFVIEPKIYGRDKEHNHIINKLMCSETEDEDISVFAIVGNGGVGKTTLARLVYNDAIIARHFILRLWIYVSVNFDEVTLTHDLLECLYGDRFEGIEDLDKLQKFVEDSVKSKRLLLVMDDIWGDHDTSRWDTFLAPLRHSEVKGNKILVTTRKFSVVRMTGAKDEIKLDGLTKENFWALFKECAFGNRKDQLKLVYIGRQIAAKLKGYPLAAKTVGTLLRKKLDVEHWRKVLDSSEWKYQENDEDIIPALRISYNHLPVCLQLCFSYCSLFPKNYHFNSEQVVNLWIAHGFVCPKGNKRIEDVGYEYFSELVDCGFIQYEPTRLTHIMHDLIHDLAQMVSSDECFTIDALGSRATPKFVRHVSVVTESAYRPEGDGSMSPNEPFKKEFVEAIGSFQPKNVGTIMLIGRYDLNFSEAFRDKSDEFRAIRVLKLELMFDGLSSLICNLAAFIHLRYLELRAAYANSNLQLPESICRLYHLQVLDINIKHNWGSRVKLPRGLNNLVNLRHFLAFENLHAKIAAVGKLKFLQELKVFKVRKNKEFSIDQLSTLIELRGSLKIYRLGNVESKEEAMMARLEDKVYLSKLHLSWDKLQDDAASHTVVLEGLRPPTSLKFLRIDGHRGAAPKWSTTDFTLTCLQSLHLERCQDWVDLPPIGNLPFLKELHLVRMFKIKKLLIGPLEVLELRELPRLTECTVLDEEYPSKSIRVLEIVSCYRLSKLPFLQNSINVENEQRLPNLHRVQIHDWLESEDLPALPVTRELTDLDISNAGSVRTMSFRLKHAVGSDGLTLMISGGGDLSSLDEKVLAFNNLTALEEIEIRSCPDLSYLAWNSLQELAFLKRLTLSSCPKVFSSFATRYRLPPSLEDLNLSACDITGNQLSWVLANLPNLSSLKIAYCDKISSLAVGLSSNDIDKLPKGICCIPINCLTSIQQLHISSDMAFLSRKGLAEFVSLKELVIKGCAKLLASMVLQAGLESNDSILLPPSLLNLRIDDLPGKLLQHSRLTSLVQLDLEQSPSLTSVNLHSCTALQKLSIKECHSVASCEGFQSLACLTTMSVRYSPSMMYLGLQSCVGLRHLHVEGCNTLSTLESLVCLPLLAELHLIKNQNLVSLKLHPDAALESLNIRECSTLSSWEHLKSLGRLKKLEIRYAPGFVSAWNRIAKKAEIAGQELCLPLQTLHIDGPGFLTMAVCRLLASLKELRIGITQDFDNVDCQIRRFTDEQQEALPLLLSLQRLELLSMTDLQMLPSELHRLPSLQHLIITNCESIKSLPQKGLPASLKLLDAAKCSPELYEKCKHVRGLQWLYINGRKQEKC is encoded by the exons ATGAG CCTTATAAACCAAGTGGAACATGGAGACTGTGCCCATGGCAGCAATTCTGATCCATTTCAGCAGAAACACACTATTGTTGATCCATCAGCCTTGGATTCATCTAAACTTCAGCTTGTCATATACAGTGTCAATGGAAATTCTTGTGTGCCATGGATGGAACTAGATAAGAATGACATCTCATATAGGATATCAGAAAGTGTCAATCAACTCAATGAGATGCAACGTGACGCACGCAAGGCACTCAAAATTGAGGAGCTGGACTTCCTTGCTCTCAGAATGGGCTCTTCAGACATGGACTTCAGGGAGACAACTCCTTTTGTTATTGAACCCAAAATTTATGGGAGGGACAAAGAGCATAATCATATAATCAACAAACTTATGTGTAGTGAAACGGAGGATGAAGATATATCGGTTTTCGCCATTGTCGGAAACGGCGGTGTTGGCAAAACCACCTTAGCTCGTTTGGTGTATAATGATGCTATCATTGCAAGGCATTTTATACTACGGTTGTGGATCTATGTTTCTGTTAATTTTGATGAAGTTACGCTTACACatgatttgttagaatgcttgtaTGGTGATAGATTTGAGGGAATTGAGGACTTGGACAAACTCCAAAAGTTTGTTGAGGATAGTGTGAAGTCCAAAAGGTTACTACTTGTTATGGACGACATATGGGGAGACCATGACACAAGTCGATGGGACACATTCCTAGCTCCACTTCGTCACAGTGAAGTCAAGGGAAATAAGATTTTGGTAACCACAAGAAAATTTTCTGTTGTTAGAATGACAGGTGCAAAGGATGAAATTAAACTGGATGGTCTAACAAAAGAGAATTTTTGGGCTTTATTCAAGGAATGTGCATTTGGGAACAGGAAAGATCAACTGAAGCTAGTATATATTGGGCGTCAGATAGCAGCGAAATTGAAGGGATATCCTTTGGCTGCTAAAACTGTTGGAACACTATTAAGGAAAAAACTTGATGTTGAGCATTGGAGGAAAGTTCTAGACAGCAGTGAATGGAAATATCAAGAAAACGATGAGGACATCATACCAGCATTGAGGATTAGCTACAACCATCTGCCCGTCTGTCTTCaactgtgcttctcatattgttcATTGTTCCCTAAGAATTACCATTTCAACAGTGAACAAGTGGTGAATTTATGGATTGCACATGGTTTTGTTTGTCCCAAAGGAAACAAAAGAATAGAAGATGTAGGATACGAGTACTTCAGTGAGCTCGTGGACTGTGGGTTTATTCAATATGAACCAACAAGGCTCACTCACATCATGCATGATCTAATTCACGATCTAGCACAGATGGTTTCTTCTGATGAATGTTTTACTATAGATGCTCTAGGATCTAGAGCAACACCAAAATTTGTTCGCCATGTCAGTGTTGTTACAGAGTCAGCGTATCGTCCAGAAGGAGATGGCAGCATGTCTCCTAATGAACCTTTCAAAAAGGAATTTGTTGAAGCGATTGGCTCATTCCAACCCAAGAATGTGGGCACAATTATGTTGATTGGTCGATATGACTTAAACTTTTCTGAAGCATTTCGAGACAAATCCGATGAGTTCAGAGCCATTCGTGTATTAAAACTGGAATTGATGTTTGATGGTTTGAGTTCTTTAATATGTAACCTTGCAGCATTTATTCATCTTCGTTATCTGGAGCTGCGTGCTGCTTACGCAAATTCAAATTTGCAGTTGCCAGAGTCCATATGTAGATTGTACCATCTACAGGTTCTTGATATCAATATAAAACATAATTGGGGATCTCGTGTGAAGTTACCAAGAGGGTTGAACAATCTTGTAAACTTGCGTCACTTTCTTGCCTTTGAGAATTTACATGCAAAAATCGCTGCTGTTGGGAAATTGAAATTTCTTCAAGAACTCAAGGTCTTCAAAGTAAGGAAGAACAAAGAATTTAGTATAGATCAATTAAGCACTCTAATAGAGCTCAGAGGATCACTGAAAATATATcgtcttggaaatgttgagagcaAAGAGGAGGCTATGATGGCTAGGCTTGAGGACAAGGTATACTTGAGCAAGTTACACTTATCATGGGATAAATTGCAAGACGATGCTGCTTCTCACACAGTAGTACTTGAAGGACTTCGACCACCCACAAGCCTCAAATTTCTCAgaattgatggacatagaggtgcTGCTCCCAAATGGTCAACCACAGATTTTACACTTACATGCTTGCAATCTCTTCATTTGGAGCGTTGCCAGGACTGGGTAGACCTCCCACCTATTGGAAACTTGCCATTCCTTAAAGAGTTGCACCTGGTTCGCATGTTTAAAATCAAAAAATTGCTAATTGGTCCCCTGGAGGTGTTGGAGCTACGTGAGCTGCCTCGATTGACAGAGTGCACTGTTTTAGATGAAGAATACCCATCTAAAAGTATACGGGTTCTTGAAATTGTGTCATGCTATCGCTTGAGCAAGCTGCCGTTTTTACAAAATTCCATTAACGTTGAGAATGAGCAACGATTACCAAATCTCCACCGAGTTCAGATACATGACTGGCTAGAATCCGAAGACTTACCAGCACTTCCTGTCACCAGAGAATTAACTGATTTGGATATTTCAAATGCTGGCTCAGTTCGAACCATGTCATTCCGTCTCAAGCATGCAGTTGGATCAGATGGGCTGACCCTAATGATTAGTGGCGGTGGCGACCTAAGCAGTTTGGATGAGAAAGTGTTGGCATTCAATAATCTTACTGCTTTAGAAGAAATAGAAATTAGAAGCTGTCCAGATCTATCTTATCTTGCATGGAATAGCTTACAGGAGTTGGCATTCCTAAAAAGGTTGACATTGTCTTCTTGCCCCAAGGtattctcttcatttgcaacTAGATACAGGCTGCCACCTTCACTTGAAGATCTGAACTTGTCAGCGTGTGATATTACTGGGAATCAACTATCTTGGGTGCTGGCTAATCTTCCCAATCTGTCGAGCCTGAAGATCGCATACTGTGATAAGATATCCTCACTGGCTGTAGGCTTATCATCCAATGATATTGATAAACTGCCAAAAGGCATATGTTGCATCCCGATTAACTGTTTGACGAGCATACAACAGTTGCACATCTCCTCTGACATGGCTTTTTTAAGCAGGAAAGGCCTAGCAGAATTTGTCTCCCTTAAAGAATTGGTTATAAAAGGTTGCGCCAAGCTTCTTGCCTCCATGGTTCTCCAAGCAGGATTGGAGTCAAATGATAGTATACTTCTTCCCCCTTCATTGCTAAATTTAAGGATTGATGATTTGCCCGGAAAGCTGTTGCAGCACTCAAGACTCACCTCCCTTGTTCAGCTAGACTTGGAGCAGAGTCCTAGTTTGACATCAGTTAACCTGCATTCCTGCACAGCGTTACAGAAATTATCAATCAAAGAATGCCATTCGGTAGCTTCATGTGAAGGTTTTCAGTCCCTTGCTTGTCTCACCACAATGAGTGTAAGGTACAGCCCAAGCATGATGTATTTGGGGCTGCAGTCTTGCGTGGGATTGCGACACCTGCATGTTGAAGGTTGCAACACATTGTCTACACTTGAGAGCTTAGTGTGCCTTCCACTACTTGCGGAGTTGCATCTAATCAAGAACCAAAAtttggtttctctcaagttgcatCCTGATGCTGCACTGGAGAGCTTGAACATTAGAGAATGCTCTACATTGTCTTCATGGGAGCACTTGAAGTCCCTTGGACGTCTTAAAAAATTGGAAATCCGATATGCTCCTGGCTTCGTGTCAGCATGGAACCGTATTGCAAAAAAGGCTGAAATCGCTGGCCAAGAGTTGTGCTTACCCCTTCAGACACTTCATATTGATGGCCCCGGTTTTCTCACAATGGCCGTGTGTAGGCTCCTAGCTTCTCTTAAGGAGCTACGCATTGGTATCACTCAGGATTTTGATAATGTGGACTGCCAGATTAGGAGATTCACTGATGAGCAGCAGGAAGCGCTACCACTTCTGCTCTCACTCCAACGTCTTGAGCTGTTGTCCATGACGGATCTTCAGATGCTGCCCTCAGAGTTGCATCGGCTTCCCTCTTTGCAGCATTTGATTATAACAAATTGCGAGAGCATCAAGTCACTACCACAAAAGGGCCTTCCAGCTTCACTCAAGCTTCTCGATGCCGCTAAATGTAGCCCAGAACTATATGAAAAATGCAAACATGTAAGAGGCCTCCAATGGTTGTACATCAATGGACGTAAGCAAGAAAAGTGCTAG